The following are from one region of the Rosistilla carotiformis genome:
- a CDS encoding hydantoinase/oxoprolinase family protein, with protein MNDAMLAQAAASKSEPPDMRWIGIDVGGANIKAADTSGWTCAEPFALWKYPERLADQLRQLLPTPTAATRYALTMTGELADCFVDRPQGVRQIVDAVAEATQLKASAGVDPLRVYSLDGQWLRADEAKSSPDDVAAANWHATASYAARYLGDNETGLMIDIGSTTTDLIAVDSRGVPTSSRTDLDRLERSELLYLGVGRTPLCAVTSTLPFRGREVPVMAEFFATTDDCFLVLGRTAAMPEDCDSADGKPRTVQHSINRIARMIGLDHRTFTLDDAIVASKHIEAILKDRIAAGIAEVASDASAWVIAGHGDWLLPESVARQISLAQELGVERSRVGPAYALACLAESRFA; from the coding sequence ATGAACGACGCCATGTTGGCCCAAGCAGCCGCCTCGAAATCCGAACCGCCCGACATGCGTTGGATCGGAATCGACGTCGGCGGTGCCAACATCAAAGCGGCCGATACATCGGGCTGGACCTGCGCAGAACCCTTTGCGTTGTGGAAGTATCCCGAACGTCTAGCGGATCAACTGAGACAGTTGCTGCCAACACCAACCGCAGCAACGCGTTATGCCCTGACGATGACCGGCGAATTGGCCGACTGTTTCGTCGATCGCCCGCAAGGTGTTCGCCAGATCGTCGACGCCGTCGCGGAAGCCACGCAATTGAAAGCGTCCGCCGGCGTCGATCCACTGAGGGTTTACAGCTTGGACGGCCAGTGGCTGCGAGCCGATGAGGCGAAGTCGTCCCCCGACGACGTCGCGGCGGCGAACTGGCACGCGACGGCCAGCTACGCCGCACGATATCTCGGCGACAATGAAACCGGATTGATGATCGACATCGGGTCGACGACAACCGATCTGATCGCGGTCGATTCCCGCGGCGTACCAACGTCTTCGCGGACCGACCTCGACCGCCTGGAACGTTCCGAATTGCTCTATCTTGGCGTGGGGCGAACTCCACTGTGCGCCGTCACTTCGACCCTGCCGTTTCGCGGCCGCGAGGTTCCGGTGATGGCGGAGTTCTTCGCGACGACGGACGATTGTTTTTTGGTCCTCGGTCGAACCGCCGCGATGCCCGAGGATTGTGATTCGGCCGATGGCAAGCCGCGGACGGTCCAGCACAGCATCAACCGAATCGCACGGATGATCGGCTTGGATCACCGCACCTTCACCCTCGACGATGCGATCGTCGCGTCCAAACATATCGAAGCGATTTTGAAGGACCGGATCGCCGCCGGAATCGCCGAAGTTGCAAGCGATGCGTCCGCGTGGGTCATCGCCGGACATGGCGACTGGTTGCTGCCCGAGTCGGTGGCGCGGCAGATCTCGCTGGCTCAAGAACTTGGGGTCGAGCGGTCCCGTGTCGGCCCGGCCTACGCCCTTGCCTGTCTCGCCGAATCGAGGTTCGCATGA
- a CDS encoding amino acid kinase family protein gives MTDKTPAVRVVKLGGSLLVNPGLAVAVRRWLTAQSQRKTAIIVGGGELIDVMRGMDRRFELDLTAMHWRCIRLLRHTFEIVSELMPELIPIGDAKALERWSLDRGNRSAALVAVDAFYDANTRGPISLPTNWATTTDSIAALLAQQLEATELVLLKSCSVSETIDWREAARREIVDAAFPQFIEGIPDVRLVNLKDHLPGTAIQ, from the coding sequence ATGACCGACAAAACGCCTGCCGTGCGAGTCGTCAAACTAGGCGGCAGCCTACTGGTCAATCCAGGCCTCGCCGTGGCGGTTCGTCGTTGGTTGACGGCGCAGTCGCAACGAAAGACAGCGATCATCGTTGGCGGCGGCGAACTGATCGATGTGATGCGAGGGATGGACCGCCGCTTCGAACTCGATCTCACAGCGATGCACTGGCGGTGTATTCGGTTGTTGCGGCACACATTCGAGATCGTTTCGGAGCTGATGCCCGAGCTTATACCGATCGGCGACGCGAAGGCATTAGAGCGGTGGAGCCTCGACCGCGGAAACCGTTCGGCGGCGCTGGTCGCTGTCGATGCGTTCTACGATGCGAACACTCGCGGCCCGATCAGCCTGCCCACCAACTGGGCGACGACAACCGATTCGATCGCAGCGCTGTTGGCTCAGCAATTGGAAGCAACGGAGCTGGTGCTGTTGAAGAGTTGCTCCGTCTCGGAGACTATCGATTGGCGAGAGGCCGCGCGACGCGAGATCGTCGACGCCGCTTTCCCACAATTCATCGAAGGCATCCCCGACGTGCGACTGGTGAATCTAAAGGATCACCTGCCGGGGACGGCGATTCAGTAA
- a CDS encoding NINE protein, with translation MNTYQPQTHSTTVGYICWIFGFFGAHRFYFGRPISGTIWAFTLGFFLIGWIVDLFLIPSMSRTANLRYNSGPYDFNVAWVLLTFLGMFGIHRFYMGKWLTGALWFCTGGLFMLGYLYDMWTLNAQVSECNHEAYAGHSAMSMG, from the coding sequence ATGAATACCTATCAACCACAAACCCACTCGACCACGGTCGGCTACATCTGTTGGATCTTCGGATTTTTTGGAGCCCATCGATTTTATTTCGGTCGCCCGATCAGCGGTACGATCTGGGCGTTTACCCTCGGCTTCTTCTTGATCGGTTGGATCGTCGACCTGTTCCTGATCCCAAGCATGAGCCGCACGGCGAACCTTCGCTACAACAGCGGCCCGTACGACTTCAACGTCGCGTGGGTTCTCTTGACGTTTTTAGGGATGTTCGGAATCCACCGCTTCTACATGGGCAAGTGGCTGACCGGCGCGCTGTGGTTCTGTACCGGCGGGCTGTTCATGCTTGGCTATCTGTACGATATGTGGACACTCAACGCGCAGGTCAGTGAGTGCAATCACGAAGCCTACGCCGGCCATTCGGCGATGTCGATGGGCTAG
- a CDS encoding ABC transporter ATP-binding protein, whose translation MSHAGSQTAVFRAVDVAKIYRMGEVQVHALRGVSLDLFDGEFIVLLGASGSGKSTLLNILGGLDTPTSGTVHYLDRELTASDDAELTQYRRQSVGFVFQFYNLIPSLTARENVELITEIASSPMDPLEALELVQLRDRANHFPAQLSGGEQQRVAIARAIAKKPKVLLCDEPTGALDVHTGIVVLEAIARINRELGTTTAVITHNAVIAQMADRVISLSDGQIAGVQTNTDKRSAQALQW comes from the coding sequence ATGTCGCACGCAGGCTCGCAAACCGCAGTTTTCCGAGCAGTCGACGTCGCGAAGATCTATCGCATGGGTGAAGTCCAGGTGCACGCGCTGCGAGGCGTTTCGTTGGACCTGTTCGACGGCGAGTTTATCGTTTTGCTGGGGGCCTCCGGAAGCGGCAAGTCGACGCTATTAAACATCCTCGGCGGGCTCGATACGCCGACCTCCGGAACGGTTCACTATTTGGACCGCGAACTGACAGCAAGCGACGATGCCGAACTCACCCAATACCGGCGGCAGAGCGTCGGTTTTGTCTTCCAGTTCTACAATCTGATCCCCAGCCTGACGGCTCGAGAAAATGTCGAACTGATTACCGAGATCGCCAGCTCGCCGATGGATCCGTTGGAAGCGTTGGAACTGGTTCAGTTGCGTGACCGAGCGAATCACTTTCCCGCTCAATTGTCCGGCGGCGAACAACAGCGAGTGGCGATCGCGCGGGCGATCGCTAAGAAACCGAAAGTCTTGTTGTGCGATGAACCAACCGGCGCGTTAGACGTTCACACCGGGATCGTCGTCCTCGAAGCGATCGCCAGGATCAATCGCGAACTGGGGACCACGACCGCCGTGATCACGCACAATGCTGTGATCGCGCAGATGGCCGATCGCGTGATCTCGCTGTCCGATGGGCAGATCGCGGGCGTGCAGACTAACACCGACAAACGATCGGCTCAGGCGTTGCAATGGTGA
- a CDS encoding ABC transporter permease, which translates to MLKLDRKLIRDLMQMKGQVVAIVLVIAAGVATFVMSMCSYASLATSKDSFYREFRFADVFSSARRVPDTMLPRIAQISGVASVEARIVDDVLLDVPEMADPATARLISVPERGDAVLNKLYIARGRMLEAGRTGEVVVSEVFADAHGFVAGDTVDAIINGRRQTLKIVGVALSPEYVIQVQPGSIMPDNKRFGVFWINQRDLEAALDMTGAFNSVTLKLAYDSNVDEVIDQLDRLLKPYGSVGAYDRDQQISHQFLSDEMAQLRSTAIMAPAIFLSVAAFLLNIVISRIIAQQREQIAALKAFGYTHVEVGLHYLHMVLVISLTGTVIGAGLGFWMAANIVHLYEEFYKFPQLEFQVDWLAIALAFLLTTAAALIGTWLSVREVITLPPAEAMRPAPPANYRPTLIERIVPAGSLPSEVRMVIRNVARKPLKASLSILGIAMAVAVMIVGNFSLDSINYMMDFQFRLAQRQDISVTFVEPATASVVYEVSRLPGVQESETMRSVAAEVKFQNRSRRVGILGLQHDPQLYRLLDSREQVVQVPDFGIMLNSKLADLLGARPGDLVTLEILEDKRPTVEIEVTAIVEEYTGVNAYMNKQQLHKLLKESEVASGAYLKVDSSRLQDVFRELEQRPGVGSVAIKLAVLESFNETVAKNILVMRSFIIMFAAVIAIGVVYNSARISLSERSRDLATMRVVGFTRREVSIVLLGEIGLFTVCAIPIGCLLGYALAGVMAAGLDTDNYRIPLVVSRETFALAAMVVVVATFLSGLIVQRRINELDLVAVLKMRE; encoded by the coding sequence ATGTTAAAGCTCGATCGCAAATTGATTCGCGACCTGATGCAGATGAAAGGGCAAGTGGTCGCGATCGTGCTGGTGATCGCTGCCGGAGTGGCGACGTTTGTGATGTCGATGTGTTCCTACGCATCGCTGGCGACGAGCAAGGATTCGTTTTATCGCGAGTTCCGTTTTGCGGATGTCTTTTCGTCGGCCCGCCGCGTCCCCGACACGATGCTGCCGCGGATCGCCCAGATCTCGGGCGTCGCGTCGGTCGAAGCTCGGATCGTCGACGACGTGCTGCTGGACGTTCCGGAGATGGCCGATCCCGCAACCGCTCGGCTGATCTCGGTCCCCGAACGCGGCGACGCGGTGCTAAACAAGTTGTACATCGCTCGCGGCCGGATGCTCGAAGCGGGCCGAACGGGAGAGGTCGTCGTTTCCGAAGTCTTCGCCGACGCCCACGGCTTCGTCGCCGGCGACACCGTCGATGCGATCATCAATGGCCGGCGTCAGACGCTGAAAATCGTCGGCGTCGCGCTCTCGCCCGAATACGTGATCCAGGTGCAACCGGGCAGCATCATGCCCGACAACAAGCGGTTTGGCGTTTTCTGGATCAACCAACGCGATCTCGAAGCGGCGTTGGACATGACCGGGGCGTTTAACAGTGTCACGCTGAAGCTCGCCTACGACAGCAACGTCGACGAGGTGATCGACCAGTTAGATCGATTGCTCAAGCCGTATGGCAGCGTCGGCGCGTACGATCGCGATCAACAGATCTCACACCAATTCCTGTCCGACGAAATGGCGCAATTGCGTTCGACCGCGATCATGGCCCCCGCGATCTTCCTCTCGGTCGCCGCGTTTCTGCTGAACATCGTGATCTCGCGGATCATCGCACAACAGCGAGAACAGATCGCCGCGCTAAAGGCGTTCGGATACACGCACGTCGAAGTCGGCCTGCACTATCTGCACATGGTGTTGGTGATCTCGTTGACCGGCACGGTGATCGGGGCGGGGCTCGGTTTTTGGATGGCGGCCAACATCGTTCATCTGTACGAAGAGTTCTACAAATTCCCACAGCTCGAATTCCAAGTCGATTGGTTGGCGATCGCACTGGCGTTCCTGTTGACGACCGCCGCGGCATTGATCGGCACTTGGTTGAGTGTTCGCGAAGTGATCACGCTGCCGCCGGCTGAAGCGATGCGTCCGGCACCGCCAGCAAACTATCGTCCCACGCTGATCGAAAGGATTGTCCCCGCCGGATCACTGCCGTCGGAGGTTCGGATGGTGATTCGCAATGTGGCGAGAAAGCCTTTGAAGGCGAGCCTCTCGATTTTGGGGATCGCGATGGCCGTCGCGGTGATGATCGTCGGCAACTTTTCGCTCGACTCGATCAACTACATGATGGACTTCCAATTCCGCTTGGCACAGCGACAGGATATCTCGGTCACTTTTGTCGAACCGGCCACCGCATCGGTCGTCTACGAAGTCTCTCGGTTGCCGGGGGTGCAAGAGAGTGAAACGATGCGTTCGGTCGCGGCGGAGGTGAAGTTTCAGAACCGCTCGCGACGCGTTGGGATCTTGGGACTGCAACACGATCCTCAGTTGTATCGCTTGCTCGACAGTCGCGAACAAGTAGTCCAGGTTCCCGACTTTGGGATCATGCTCAACAGCAAGCTCGCCGATCTGCTGGGCGCCCGGCCAGGCGATCTTGTCACGCTGGAGATCCTGGAAGACAAACGCCCCACGGTGGAGATCGAAGTCACCGCGATCGTCGAGGAATACACAGGCGTCAACGCTTATATGAACAAACAACAACTGCACAAGTTGTTGAAAGAATCGGAGGTTGCGTCGGGGGCTTATCTAAAAGTCGATTCGAGCCGTTTGCAGGATGTTTTTCGCGAGTTGGAGCAACGACCGGGCGTCGGCAGCGTGGCGATCAAGTTGGCGGTGTTGGAGAGTTTCAACGAGACGGTCGCCAAAAACATCCTGGTGATGCGTTCGTTTATCATTATGTTTGCCGCAGTGATCGCGATCGGCGTGGTCTACAATAGTGCAAGGATTTCGCTGTCCGAACGCAGCCGCGATCTGGCCACGATGCGCGTCGTTGGCTTCACCCGCCGAGAGGTCTCGATCGTGCTGTTGGGTGAGATCGGCCTGTTCACTGTGTGCGCGATTCCGATAGGCTGTTTGTTGGGCTACGCTTTGGCCGGCGTGATGGCGGCGGGACTCGATACCGACAACTACCGGATCCCGTTGGTTGTCAGCCGCGAGACCTTCGCTCTGGCTGCGATGGTCGTTGTCGTCGCGACGTTCCTGTCGGGCTTGATCGTGCAACGGCGAATCAACGAACTGGATCTTGTCGCCGTGTTGAAGATGCGTGAGTAA
- a CDS encoding efflux RND transporter periplasmic adaptor subunit — protein MKFSLKTFIWLTMFVALALASAFTLIPKPVAVEFATATIVPLRVTVQEDGKTRIREKYIVSAPVSGRISRIELDAGDHCDEKTLLAVILPSDPAILDSRARAEANARVLASEAALQRANSSAEQARINHELSESKLERAETLLASRAISQEQYDVVRAESLAAAQAIKTASFDTEIARFELEMAEAAVDQFSDKQKESSAEPFEIYAPISGRVLRVFEESSTVVAVGTPLLELGDPSNLEIEIDVLSTDAVRIKPGAELMVEHWGGDTPLSGNVRVIEPGAFTKISSLGVEEQRVNIIADFNEPAERIASLGDGYRIEARITVKELSKALQIPNSALFRHQRKWHVLSIVDGKANLQPVQIGLQSESETEITDGLSAGDRVIVYPSDAIRPGTAVKPVPRVP, from the coding sequence ATGAAGTTCTCACTCAAAACATTCATCTGGTTGACGATGTTCGTTGCCCTGGCATTGGCCAGCGCTTTCACATTGATCCCCAAACCGGTCGCCGTCGAATTTGCGACCGCCACGATCGTGCCGCTGCGCGTGACAGTGCAAGAGGATGGCAAGACGCGGATCCGCGAAAAGTACATCGTGTCGGCTCCCGTCTCCGGACGAATCTCTCGGATCGAATTGGACGCGGGAGACCATTGCGACGAGAAAACGCTACTGGCCGTGATCCTGCCGAGCGATCCGGCGATCCTCGATTCGCGTGCGCGAGCTGAAGCAAATGCGAGAGTCCTGGCTTCCGAAGCCGCGCTGCAGCGAGCCAACTCCAGCGCCGAACAAGCTCGGATCAACCATGAACTAAGCGAATCGAAACTGGAACGGGCCGAGACGCTGTTGGCCAGTCGAGCGATTTCGCAGGAACAGTACGACGTCGTGCGAGCCGAAAGTTTGGCAGCAGCTCAAGCGATCAAGACCGCCAGTTTCGACACCGAGATCGCCCGCTTTGAATTGGAGATGGCCGAAGCCGCCGTCGATCAGTTCTCCGATAAACAGAAGGAATCGTCGGCGGAGCCGTTTGAAATCTATGCGCCGATCTCGGGGCGTGTGCTGCGAGTTTTTGAAGAGAGTTCCACGGTCGTTGCCGTGGGGACGCCGCTGTTGGAGTTGGGCGATCCCAGTAATCTGGAGATCGAAATCGACGTCCTCTCCACCGACGCGGTCCGGATCAAACCGGGAGCCGAATTGATGGTCGAACACTGGGGTGGCGACACGCCGCTTTCGGGCAACGTCCGCGTGATCGAACCGGGTGCGTTCACCAAGATCTCATCGCTGGGGGTTGAGGAGCAACGCGTCAACATCATCGCCGACTTCAACGAACCGGCGGAAAGGATCGCTTCGCTGGGGGACGGTTATCGGATCGAAGCTCGGATTACCGTCAAGGAACTCAGCAAAGCGCTGCAGATCCCCAACAGTGCGTTGTTTCGTCACCAGCGGAAATGGCATGTGTTGTCGATCGTCGATGGGAAAGCGAACCTGCAACCGGTGCAGATCGGATTGCAGAGCGAATCGGAGACCGAGATCACCGACGGGTTGAGCGCGGGTGATCGAGTGATCGTCTACCCCAGCGACGCGATCCGCCCTGGAACCGCAGTCAAACCGGTCCCACGCGTCCCGTGA
- a CDS encoding DUF5691 domain-containing protein, which yields MSLAVLNQVYDETRRLAIAGSNLAAGDFRLTKLVDPLEKSAAKAPVFGQVAASIQRLVDAPADESAQALLDLSSLVSAILYTQGQTTIQGDLEPIATSSLGTQTTQVSAKLMKPLIEALTSTGSGRMETIREAFDQGAFADLRIINLAVAALDDTYPELADFVADRILPGYGRAIVPLIAKEIDIKGRAGNVRRLRTLYRLDPQAARPLVLEAFENGSKEMKIAALGCLGDSDDDLPHLHDQAKARSKEVRRVALERLARFDDDKTIAIYSAALNSKDLELAAIPVSQNASATLAEVARETVRQQATDLLESKTRTKLGPSLVRFHTLLLTLQERSDEPTLELLQWLFAQHPALTALKGTPVSGADVVQQLTQVMLSTGAASMHQLLVESRDELPDDIFVNCLRAGVESLTPQEVYKVFSPYYQVGSKSRGKAKQRHEAVQRFIVYGGDRDLWYMHSRVAAAHRDSDGDEAAPSRPRVWDPAWLDDAIAQDDLEAVTELATVSTPPLDEYLSTKFAALLKRSARVYELRNVVAVMIRIGHAEATDSWIAAIEKLGSKSSGYGLYWITQLAGDLPAAEIPKVEAILPTLPESAVDEIVAALGPRRQEAGT from the coding sequence ATGAGTCTAGCGGTCTTAAATCAAGTCTATGACGAAACGCGGCGGCTCGCGATCGCTGGCAGTAATCTCGCCGCCGGGGACTTCCGTTTGACCAAACTGGTGGATCCGTTGGAGAAGTCGGCCGCCAAGGCTCCCGTATTCGGACAGGTCGCCGCGTCGATCCAACGGCTTGTTGACGCGCCGGCCGACGAATCGGCGCAGGCGCTGTTGGACCTCAGCTCTCTCGTCTCGGCCATCCTTTATACGCAGGGGCAAACGACGATCCAGGGCGATCTGGAGCCGATCGCGACGTCCAGCCTCGGAACCCAGACGACTCAGGTTTCGGCCAAGTTGATGAAGCCCTTGATCGAAGCCCTTACCTCGACCGGTTCGGGGCGGATGGAAACGATTCGCGAGGCCTTCGATCAGGGAGCGTTTGCCGATTTGAGGATCATCAATTTGGCAGTCGCCGCGTTGGACGATACCTATCCCGAACTGGCCGATTTTGTCGCCGATCGGATCCTGCCCGGTTACGGCCGCGCGATCGTGCCGTTGATCGCCAAAGAGATCGACATCAAGGGACGGGCTGGGAACGTACGGCGGTTGCGAACGCTCTACCGCTTGGATCCGCAAGCCGCTCGCCCGCTGGTCTTGGAAGCGTTTGAAAACGGTTCGAAAGAGATGAAGATTGCCGCGCTCGGATGCCTTGGCGATTCCGACGACGACCTGCCGCATCTGCACGACCAAGCCAAGGCGCGTTCCAAAGAGGTCCGTCGTGTCGCCCTGGAACGACTGGCCCGATTCGACGACGACAAAACCATCGCCATCTATTCCGCCGCTTTGAATTCAAAGGATCTCGAACTGGCCGCGATCCCGGTCAGTCAGAACGCAAGCGCCACGTTGGCCGAAGTCGCGCGGGAGACGGTCCGGCAACAAGCGACCGATTTGCTCGAATCGAAAACGCGTACCAAGCTTGGCCCGTCGCTTGTCCGTTTCCATACGTTGTTGTTGACGTTGCAAGAACGCAGCGATGAGCCGACGTTGGAATTGTTGCAGTGGCTGTTTGCGCAGCACCCTGCGTTGACGGCGCTCAAGGGGACGCCGGTCTCCGGTGCCGACGTGGTGCAGCAGTTGACGCAGGTGATGCTCAGCACCGGCGCGGCGTCGATGCATCAATTGCTTGTCGAGAGTCGCGATGAGTTGCCTGATGATATTTTTGTGAACTGTTTGCGAGCGGGAGTCGAGTCGTTGACGCCGCAAGAAGTCTACAAAGTCTTCTCCCCCTACTATCAAGTCGGCAGCAAGTCGCGAGGGAAAGCGAAACAGCGGCACGAGGCGGTTCAGCGTTTCATCGTCTACGGTGGCGATCGCGATCTCTGGTACATGCACTCCCGCGTCGCCGCGGCGCATCGCGACAGCGATGGCGACGAAGCCGCCCCATCCCGACCGCGGGTTTGGGATCCCGCTTGGCTCGACGACGCGATTGCTCAAGACGATCTGGAGGCGGTGACCGAACTGGCGACCGTGTCGACACCGCCGCTGGACGAATATCTTTCGACGAAGTTTGCCGCTCTTTTGAAACGAAGCGCCCGCGTCTATGAGCTTCGCAACGTCGTGGCGGTGATGATCCGCATCGGTCACGCCGAAGCGACCGACAGCTGGATCGCGGCGATCGAAAAACTGGGCAGCAAGAGTAGCGGATACGGCCTGTACTGGATAACGCAGCTGGCGGGCGACCTTCCCGCGGCAGAGATCCCAAAAGTCGAAGCGATCCTTCCCACGTTGCCCGAATCGGCAGTCGACGAAATCGTCGCCGCCCTCGGCCCGCGGAGACAAGAAGCCGGGACGTAA
- a CDS encoding redoxin domain-containing protein: MKSLLAIAMAVVAAATSARADDSPTAPADDLVPRYFLAMVHAPEVHAELELSEAQIADLENVFQSVDSTWFQSRLLPADQQNKIIDQTELPVRKWFADNTSAKQQQRLKQLECYSQGVRMLLTDEMATQLDIDRGQQTKLIALAKTCRDLEQRLQKAAAAKQPTDELTEKLQKAVAAEREGYKQVLKPQQIQKLGQVLGEPFDTGQLKRTYPMAPEFVAVEHWINSPPLQIRELKGKVVLVHFYAFQCYNCHANFAHYQRWHRELRDKGVVVVGIQTPETSRERDPRAVQAAAVERHLEFPILVDLGSQNWRAWGNTMWPTVYVVDKQGYIRHWWQGELNWQGATGDKTIEDLVEQLLQEG; this comes from the coding sequence ATGAAATCCCTCCTCGCCATCGCGATGGCTGTCGTCGCCGCCGCGACCTCCGCACGCGCCGACGATTCCCCCACGGCGCCCGCCGACGATTTGGTCCCCCGTTATTTTTTGGCCATGGTCCATGCTCCCGAGGTCCATGCCGAACTGGAGCTCTCCGAAGCGCAGATCGCAGATTTGGAAAACGTCTTCCAAAGTGTCGATTCGACTTGGTTTCAATCGCGTCTGCTGCCTGCCGACCAACAGAACAAGATCATCGATCAGACCGAGCTACCGGTTCGCAAGTGGTTCGCCGACAACACATCTGCGAAACAACAGCAACGACTGAAGCAACTGGAATGTTATTCGCAAGGCGTGCGGATGCTGTTGACCGATGAGATGGCGACGCAGTTGGATATCGATCGCGGCCAACAAACCAAGCTGATCGCGTTGGCAAAGACCTGTCGCGATCTGGAACAACGCCTTCAGAAGGCGGCCGCCGCCAAACAGCCGACCGACGAACTGACCGAGAAATTGCAAAAGGCAGTCGCCGCGGAACGCGAGGGCTACAAACAGGTGCTCAAGCCACAGCAGATCCAAAAACTGGGGCAGGTTTTGGGAGAGCCCTTCGACACCGGCCAGCTGAAGCGGACCTATCCGATGGCTCCCGAATTCGTCGCCGTCGAACACTGGATCAATTCGCCGCCGCTGCAGATCCGCGAGCTGAAAGGGAAGGTGGTGCTGGTTCATTTTTATGCGTTCCAGTGTTACAACTGCCACGCCAACTTTGCTCATTACCAACGCTGGCATCGCGAACTGCGCGACAAGGGCGTCGTCGTGGTCGGTATCCAAACGCCGGAGACCTCGCGGGAACGCGATCCCCGGGCGGTGCAGGCCGCGGCGGTCGAGCGTCATCTGGAGTTTCCGATCCTTGTCGACCTGGGTTCGCAAAATTGGCGTGCCTGGGGAAACACGATGTGGCCAACCGTCTACGTCGTCGACAAACAGGGGTACATCCGACACTGGTGGCAAGGTGAATTGAATTGGCAAGGGGCGACCGGGGACAAGACGATCGAGGACCTGGTCGAACAATTGCTTCAAGAAGGCTAA
- a CDS encoding sigma-70 family RNA polymerase sigma factor, which yields MSQSTTQFLLDRAREGDADAFGELLEQYRSYLWILAHRYLDDRLRQRIDPADLVQITFMEAQRDLPAFRGQEPAAFVVWIRNILRNNLASAVARHVITQKRSVAHEVRLANDSSRGPGLAGQLAGSTTSPSQQIMRAETSQALLDALDQLPEMQAAAIKLRYMEGLNMKEISEAVGKTEMAVGGLLKRGLKRLREILLDESQ from the coding sequence TTGTCCCAATCCACCACTCAATTTCTGCTCGACCGCGCCCGCGAAGGGGACGCCGACGCTTTTGGCGAGCTGCTGGAACAGTATCGCAGCTATCTGTGGATTCTAGCGCATCGCTATCTCGACGATCGGTTGCGGCAACGGATCGATCCGGCCGATCTGGTTCAGATCACGTTCATGGAAGCCCAACGCGACCTTCCCGCGTTTCGAGGCCAGGAACCGGCGGCGTTTGTCGTTTGGATCCGCAACATCTTGCGGAACAACCTCGCGTCGGCGGTCGCTCGGCACGTGATCACTCAAAAACGCTCGGTCGCTCACGAAGTTCGGCTGGCCAACGATTCATCGCGCGGTCCGGGACTGGCGGGACAATTGGCGGGCAGCACGACCAGCCCCAGCCAACAGATCATGCGGGCGGAGACTTCGCAGGCGCTGTTGGACGCGTTGGATCAATTGCCCGAGATGCAGGCGGCGGCGATCAAGCTGCGTTATATGGAGGGGCTGAACATGAAAGAGATCAGCGAAGCCGTCGGGAAGACCGAGATGGCTGTCGGCGGACTGTTGAAGCGAGGGCTGAAACGGCTGCGGGAAATTCTGTTGGACGAGAGCCAATAG